In Mesorhizobium sp. M9A.F.Ca.ET.002.03.1.2, the DNA window TTTGCCGATGACATCACGTCGGGAAAGACTTGTTCGAGCGCTTGCCGCTTCATATCGATACCGGCCCGGGCGTAGCGCATCGTTACGTTCAGCCCCGAGTGGCCTAGCCATTGACTGATGGTGGCGATGTCAACACCCGCCTTGACAAGGTGGATGGCCGTCGTGTGCCGCAAAGAGCGGTGATGGATGCTTTTTTCCGCCAGGGTGGTTGCTTCCCCCGCAGCCGTATCAACATGTTTGCGCAGCAAGTATCGACACCGATCCGGGTCAGTGGTGTGCCGCGGTCGTTGAGAAAGCCCCTTTTGCTCGGCGGGACAGGGCGATACCAGACGAAGGTCACAAATTCGAGGATTCAGGATTTCCTGAACTCGTGCATCCGTATCGAACATCAGCGAGAACAGCGCGCAATCCCGCTGTCCAGAAGGCGTGCGGCGGTCGATGCGCGCCAGGACGCTCCTGAGTTCCGGGCTCTTCGAGATATTCGACAGGTGCCACCCGCGCGCCCTCTTGAAGGGAAGTGTTACCACCAGTTGCAGCGTATCCATATTATTCGGGTGCTCCGAGATCAGGAACCGCGCTAAGGTATGCATCGCCGCCAGCCTTGCATTGCGGGTCGCAACTGCCACGCTCGACCTCAAGTGACGTGAGAAAGCTGCCGATCCTGTCGGTATTGATGTCGGAGACCGCTTCTTTCAAGAATATCTTCCCGCTCTCCGCGGCATGAGCCCGTGGCATGCTTCGGCCCAATGCGATGGATTGATGTTTCTTCATGCCACAACCTCGCTGACGAGACCGCCGAAAGCCCCTTCAAAGCGGTCGGTGGCGATCTCTTTCAGCTTTGGAAGGTAGTGCATCGATTTTTCGTGGAATGAGGACGCTGTTTAAGGGGTGATTTTCGTCCAAACGGGACCCCTTAACGATGGGGTCATCAAGATGCCTCCGGTTTGATCGGAGGCATTTGTGTTTTGGATGTTGGTTTTGGAGACGATTGCAAAGATACGTCGGCTGTCGCTGGTCCAGGGGAAGTCGATCAAAGCGATCTGCCGTGAGCTGAAGATCTCGCGCAAGGTGGTGCGCAAGGTCCTGCGTTCTGAGGAGACGGAGTTCCGCTACGAGCGCAAGCACCAGCCCTATTCCCGCATGGGAGCTTGGCGTGAGACGCTGGACCGGCTGCTGTCGGCGAATGCGGCCAAGCCGCAGCGGGAGCGGCTGACGCTGATCCGGATCTTCGAGGAGCTTCGCGGCCTCGGCTATGACGGCAGCTACAGTTCGGGGTGGCGGCATGCGCAGAGCTCGGCGGCGGATCGCGGCAGCGCCGTGGCCGAGGCCTACATTCCGTTGAGTTTTGCACCTGGCGAGGCCTACCAGTTCGACTGGAGTCACGAGATCGTCCTGCTCGACGGCGTGACGGTGACAGTGAAGGTCGCGCACATGCGGCTCTCACAGCCGCATGTTCTTCGTGAGGGCCTATCCGCGCGAGACGCAGGAGATGGTGTTCGACGCGCATGACCGGGCATTCGCCTTCTTCCGTGGCGCCTGCACGCGCGGCATCTACGACAACATGAAGACGGCGGTGGACGCGATCTTCATCGGCAGGGACCGCCGCTACAGCCGCCGCTTTGCGCAGATGTGCGGGCATTACCTTGTCGAGCCGGAGGCCTGCACACCGGCGGCCGGCTGGGAGAAGGGGCAAGTCGAGAACCAGGTCGGGCTGGTGCGCGAGCGCTTCTTCACACCGAGGCTGCGCTTCAAGACGTTGGAGGATCTCAACGGCTGGCTGGACGACAAATGCGTTGCCTAATGCCAAGGCGTGTCGGCATCCCGAACAGGGTGAGCGCACGATCTGGGACGTATTCGAAGAAGAACGCGCCAGCTTCATTCCCTATGCCGGTCGCTTCGACGGCTACCATTGCATTCCCGCGTCGGTGTCGAAGACCTGCACGGTGCGCTTCGACAACAACAAATACTCGGTGCTGTCGAGCGCCGTCGGTCGGCCGGTCGAGATCCATGCTTATGCCGACCGCATCGTCATCCGCCAGGATCGCGCGGTCGTCGGCGAGCACGCACGCTCTTTCGGCCGCAACGAGGTCGTCTACGATCCCTGGCACTACGTGCCGGTGCTGGCCCGCAAACCGGACGGCCTGCGCAACGGCGCGCCTTTCCGGGAATGGGTTCTGCCATCAGCCATGGAGAAGGTGCGCCGCAAGCTAGGGGCGGCCGATGACGGCGACCGGCAGATGGTGTCGATCCTCACCTGCGTCCTGACCGACGGATTGAGCGCGGTCGAGAGCGCCTGCCAGGAAGCGCTCGAGCATGGCGTCTGTTCGGCGGCGGTGATCCTCAACATCCTGGCCCGCAGCCGCGATCCGGCGCCGGGCACGATCCTTTCCATTCCCCAGGCCCTGACGCTGGCTCACGAGCCGGTCGCCGACTGCGCCCGCTATGACAGTCTCAGGAGGACAAACGGAAACGCACCGAGGTTCTGGAACTGATGGGGGCGCTGAAGCTCTACGGGATGCGCAGCGCCTATGACGAGATCATGGGCGTCGCCATCAAGCGACGGCACGAGCCGCCCAGGATCGTCGGTGATCTCTTGCAAGCCGAGATATTGGAGAAGCAGGCCCGCTCCATCAAATACCAGTTCGCCGTCGCCAAGTTGCCGCTGGCCAAGGACATCGACGACTTCGACTTCGCCGACACGCCGGTCACCGAACCCCTGATGCGCGATCTCGCCCGGCGGCGCCTTCGTCGCCGATCAGCGCAACATCGTTCTGGTCGGCCGCCTTCACGGGTCACCCAACTCGCGCGGAAGGTCGACCGCATTGCGACGGGCGCGTGTCGACTTCCCAACCATGTCAGACAGGAGACACAACGCTATCGGAGCGATCGCATTGTCCGAAACGATTTTCCCAGTTGGCACGACGGTTGCGGTCCTATGCGCAAAAGCAAACTAGACCTGAGAGCCGCACCGCATGAATGTAGCCTCCCAACCTCTCGCGCCTGTGGCGCACCACGAAGCCGGGCACGCGGTGGCCGGCATCGTTTTGAAGCGTCAGATGTTCGACGACGACCGTGAATTCCCTGCTTTCTCAAGTGTTAGTATTTACCCCGACCCCGGTGACGGAGATTACTGTGGTGTTGTCATGGGCCTGGCTTTTTATTTAGCGCAAGGATTCACCTCGAAGCGAAAGCCGATTTTCGAGGACGATATGGATCGATATTTGGAACGCGATGATGCGATCCGGGAGATAGTTACGTGTCTGGCAGGTCCTTTTGCAGAATCCGCATTCGAAGGCTATCTGGACCCGTTCGATATGGCGATGAATGCGTCCGACGAGAATGAGGGGAGCAGCGACTACGCGAATGCCGAGCGAATCTATCGTGAGTTGCGGTTCCTGATGCCGCGCCGCCCCGATTGGGGGCGGATCGAAGATCGCACGGCCCGGCTAGTACTCGATCACTGGTCGGCCATCGAAGCATTGGCCGCGCATTTGCTGGTCAAGCATGATCTCCAATTCGATGAGGCGCTGACGATTGTTGCGCCGCATCTTCCGCCCATGCCAGCAGCTACGCCGCCAGAGCGTC includes these proteins:
- a CDS encoding tyrosine-type recombinase/integrase encodes the protein MAVATRNARLAAMHTLARFLISEHPNNMDTLQLVVTLPFKRARGWHLSNISKSPELRSVLARIDRRTPSGQRDCALFSLMFDTDARVQEILNPRICDLRLVSPCPAEQKGLSQRPRHTTDPDRCRYLLRKHVDTAAGEATTLAEKSIHHRSLRHTTAIHLVKAGVDIATISQWLGHSGLNVTMRYARAGIDMKRQALEQVFPDVMSSAKDQTIIARWRDVRLAAPL